The genomic DNA CAGACAAACTGGTTTCGCCGCCTCGCCGTTACGGCGTTAGGTTTGACGATGATCACACTGATCTTCGGGGCTTTGACGACATCGAAAAACGCCGGGATGGCATTTCGTGACTGGCCGACTTCTGACGGCCATATGATGATCACCTATCCCTGGCTGAGCGACTTCGCAAAAGACTGGGACAAATTTTTAGAGCATGGTCACCGTTTAGCTGGAATGGTGATTGGAATCTGGTCAATCATCCTCGTTGTCTTTGCGTTCATGACAAAACAACGACGCACACTGAAAGTCCTTTCCGTGTGTGTATTGCTTGGTGTGATATTTCAAGGTTTGCTAGGTGGCTTCCGAGTTCAGCTTGATGAGCGTGGCCTCGCCATGGTCCATGGAGCATTTGCGGCTCTCGTCTTTTCAGTAATGGGAGCACTCATTGTGCTTTCAGGAAAGCAGTGGGAAACACCTGAAGCTGAAACAGAACGGACAACAATGACCATCATGAAGGTCTTGTCTGTTCTACTCCTGTCGATTTTGGTCATTCAATATCTATTCGGTGGAATGATTCGTCACCAAGGATCGGGGTTGCATGAACACCTCGCATTAGGATTTGTTTCGCTTGGAATGATATTCGTTAATTTCACCTTCTGTAGTTTTTCAAACGTTTCCTGGCTAAGAAAGTCTGGCCTGCTACTCCTTCTTATTGG from Thalassoglobus polymorphus includes the following:
- a CDS encoding COX15/CtaA family protein is translated as MSQIDQTNWFRRLAVTALGLTMITLIFGALTTSKNAGMAFRDWPTSDGHMMITYPWLSDFAKDWDKFLEHGHRLAGMVIGIWSIILVVFAFMTKQRRTLKVLSVCVLLGVIFQGLLGGFRVQLDERGLAMVHGAFAALVFSVMGALIVLSGKQWETPEAETERTTMTIMKVLSVLLLSILVIQYLFGGMIRHQGSGLHEHLALGFVSLGMIFVNFTFCSFSNVSWLRKSGLLLLLIGIGQVGLGLGTWVLKFGFTPTGYVPISDSIQQVTLRTAHTVWGIVTFQAAFVHLLKVYRVGTVSKFSDSKPITVRNSKQVFAVEGGQE